AATGTAGTCTATTCTGTTTTTATAATCAGCACTTTCAACAGTTACTCCCAACCATATATTACTTGGTATATCTTTACCATTAAAATATAATGCCATTCTTTCAGCTCTTTTGGTTAAAATTTGATATTTATGTTGTGGCGTTTGCTTAATTATATCTAGAACTTTATCTATAAATTCAAACGATATGCTTTCGTGAAACAAATCGCTCATAGAGCATACAAAAATTGTAGCTGATTTTTTCCATGTAAGAGGTTGATCTAAACACTCTGGATGTATAGTTACTTTAAATCCACTTTTATATTTTATTTGCCCCATAGCCTGAAGCCTTTTAGACATAACTTCTGCATAACAATTAACACATCCTTCGGAGAACTTTGTACAACCTGTAACTGGATTCCAAGTTTTTTCAGTCCACTCTATTTTAGTAGTCCTCATAGAATTTTTATTTTATATGGTTTCGCTTTATGAATATTAGAAGCAGTCTTGTTAAATTTTCCATCAATAGTTATTTTCTTTTGATTTAATAGTTCGCTAACGACATCAACATAAAGATTGGGTTTGCAACCGTAATTTAAAGAATATTTTAGTCCACATATGTTATCGCTAATTTCCCCAGATAATATCAGCTTGCTTATTTTATTTTTTACAATTTGAATTTTATTGGTTGCTTCAGGATTATGGAATAATGTACCAATGCCAAAATCGTTATTAATATTACAGTTTGATTCTCCAGCAAACGGATCCTCTTTCCAACAAACTTTTAAGAACTTTTCCATGCCAAAAGAATGATTGGAACCAAAAATTAACCCATAATAGTTTGTTCCCTTTTGTATTGTAAAGCTGTGTAAAAAATATTCTTTATTTGGAGGAATCAATGATCTGAAATAGTCAGTAATTGCACGATGACATTCTTTAGGCTTTGATTTATCAAATGAGATATTTTCTTTATTAAAGTACATATTAACCGATGGCTCATCTCTAAACCTTTTAATAAATGAAGAGGCAATAAAAAATATGAAATCAGTTTTTGGTGAATTGATTAACTTTATAAATACATCGTCTGTAATCTGTTTGAATCCATATTGGTCAAGTAGAATAAATTTCCCATAATCTTTGTTTTCAAGAGCTGATAAAACATTTTTATTTTGTATAAGTTCTTTAAAGTCTTTGTTCTCAAAATAACATGAGCGTTTAAATACACATTCTTGTAAATCACAATTTAGTTGACAGTTTGAAATTTCTTGACTAACATTTTCTTCTAATAGTAGTTTCTTCTTGGGTAACTTTTCATTAAATCCAAATAGAATCAAAGGCTTTCCATTTTTAT
This genomic interval from uncultured Bacteroides sp. contains the following:
- a CDS encoding phage Gp37/Gp68 family protein, whose translation is MRTTKIEWTEKTWNPVTGCTKFSEGCVNCYAEVMSKRLQAMGQIKYKSGFKVTIHPECLDQPLTWKKSATIFVCSMSDLFHESISFEFIDKVLDIIKQTPQHKYQILTKRAERMALYFNGKDIPSNIWLGVTVESADYKNRIDYIRNLNVRVKFLSCEPLLGDLGQINLVGINWVIVGGESGNRARPMKEKWLLSIKEQADKVKIPFFFKQWGTWGQDGVKRNKTSNGKLIRGKTYQEIPL
- the tcmP gene encoding three-Cys-motif partner protein TcmP, whose product is MTKDINGDVFSEETKLKLDIFRECFREWFPVFLHNPYISRIYIYDLFAGSGKDAEGTFGSPLILVQEAIGNEKQHCRFLNKNGKPLILFGFNEKLPKKKLLLEENVSQEISNCQLNCDLQECVFKRSCYFENKDFKELIQNKNVLSALENKDYGKFILLDQYGFKQITDDVFIKLINSPKTDFIFFIASSFIKRFRDEPSVNMYFNKENISFDKSKPKECHRAITDYFRSLIPPNKEYFLHSFTIQKGTNYYGLIFGSNHSFGMEKFLKVCWKEDPFAGESNCNINNDFGIGTLFHNPEATNKIQIVKNKISKLILSGEISDNICGLKYSLNYGCKPNLYVDVVSELLNQKKITIDGKFNKTASNIHKAKPYKIKIL